One stretch of Streptomyces sp. A2-16 DNA includes these proteins:
- a CDS encoding alkaline phosphatase D family protein, which yields MSHRPFPGRRSVLRGSLAASAALTLPAVSSGAPAFALSGRPGAGWGVQTGDVTCDSGLVWVRSDRPARMIVETSATESFRNPRRWHGPLLGADTDFTGTTRLHGLPSGEQIHYRVLLADPDDPRRTGEPVAGTFRTVSRSRRDGVRFLWSGDLAGQGWGINPDFGGYTIYRAMAALDPDFFLCSGDNIYADGPISATAALPDGGTWRNITTEEKSKVAETLAEFRGNFRYNLLDHNLRAFNAQVPSIIQWDDHEVRNNWYPGQTILDSDARYTEKSVDVLAGRARRAFSEYFPVSTLRPGARDGRVYRVLRQGPLLDVFVLDMRTYRNANSPDDQTVDPQGILGREQLEWLKRELSRSRAVWKVIASDMPLGLVVPDGTEGKANIEAVAQGDPGAPLGRELQIAELLRYIKHRRITGTVWLTADVHHTSAQHYQPSRAAFTDFEPFWEFVSGPLNAGAFPASALDGTFGPERVFLKAPTASNVSPAGGYQFFGEVDIDGHSGELTVRLREQDGTVLFTQVLQPGRVGQ from the coding sequence ATGTCACACCGTCCGTTCCCCGGCCGCCGCAGCGTGCTGCGCGGCTCCCTGGCCGCGTCCGCGGCCCTCACGCTGCCCGCGGTCTCCTCGGGCGCGCCGGCCTTCGCCCTCTCCGGACGCCCCGGGGCGGGCTGGGGGGTGCAGACGGGAGACGTGACCTGCGACTCCGGTCTGGTGTGGGTGCGTTCCGACCGACCGGCCCGGATGATCGTGGAGACGTCCGCGACCGAGTCGTTCCGCAACCCGCGCAGATGGCACGGCCCGCTGCTCGGCGCGGACACCGACTTCACGGGCACGACCCGGCTGCACGGACTGCCGTCGGGCGAGCAGATCCACTACCGCGTCCTGCTGGCCGACCCGGACGATCCGCGCCGGACCGGCGAGCCGGTCGCCGGCACCTTCCGCACGGTGTCCCGCTCACGCCGTGACGGGGTGCGTTTCCTGTGGTCCGGCGACCTCGCCGGGCAGGGCTGGGGCATCAACCCCGACTTCGGCGGCTACACGATCTACCGGGCGATGGCCGCGCTCGACCCGGACTTCTTCCTGTGCAGCGGCGACAACATCTACGCCGACGGCCCGATCTCGGCCACCGCCGCCCTTCCGGACGGCGGCACCTGGCGGAACATCACCACCGAGGAGAAGTCCAAGGTCGCCGAGACCCTGGCGGAGTTCCGCGGCAACTTCCGCTACAACCTGCTCGACCACAACCTGAGGGCCTTCAACGCCCAGGTCCCGTCGATCATCCAGTGGGACGACCACGAAGTGCGCAACAACTGGTACCCGGGCCAGACGATCCTGGACTCCGACGCCCGCTACACCGAGAAGAGCGTCGACGTGCTCGCGGGCCGGGCGCGGCGCGCGTTCAGCGAGTACTTCCCTGTCTCCACGCTGCGGCCGGGTGCGCGGGACGGCCGGGTGTACCGGGTGCTGCGACAGGGGCCGCTGCTCGACGTGTTCGTGCTGGACATGCGGACGTACCGCAACGCCAACTCGCCCGACGACCAGACCGTGGACCCGCAGGGCATCCTCGGCCGGGAGCAACTGGAGTGGCTCAAGCGGGAGCTGTCGCGCTCGCGGGCCGTGTGGAAGGTGATCGCCTCCGACATGCCGCTCGGCCTGGTCGTGCCCGACGGCACGGAGGGCAAGGCGAACATCGAGGCGGTGGCGCAGGGCGACCCGGGCGCCCCGCTCGGACGGGAGCTGCAGATCGCCGAACTGCTGCGGTACATCAAGCACCGGCGGATCACCGGCACCGTGTGGCTGACCGCCGACGTCCACCACACCTCGGCCCAGCACTACCAGCCGTCACGGGCCGCGTTCACGGACTTCGAGCCGTTCTGGGAGTTCGTCTCCGGTCCGCTGAACGCGGGCGCCTTCCCGGCCAGCGCGCTGGACGGCACCTTCGGCCCGGAGCGGGTGTTCTTGAAGGCGCCGACCGCCTCGAACGTCTCCCCCGCGGGCGGCTACCAGTTCTTCGGCGAGGTCGACATCGACGGCCACAGCGGCGAGCTGACGGTACGTCTGCGCGAGCAGGACGGCACGGTGCTGTTCACCCAGGTGCTCCAGCCGGGCCGGGTGGGCCAGTAA
- a CDS encoding GNAT family N-acetyltransferase, which yields MTPNKSDVTPVKLAALFRAAFRTRWTRRHDHAPPTGDTGTRPLPDGEQAGPSDHASRTSDPAAAESTLWRLRTTVKDEPGSLAALCTALAAHRVDILSLQTHPLADGTVDEFLLRAPGTLEGAEIARAVAGAGGADTWIERADTHDLVDAPTRVLGLATRTALDAAELPLALRQLLGRCTIRSLPAVPVGGGRGPEGVPVEGALEDTVMRLRAPEGGVITVERPYLPFTPTEFARARALVELDARLGPRVPRGQDVLTLPEGHDITVRRADTGDLRAAVEMHERCSPRTLSARYHGPVGDADRYLNHLLSPRYGRTLAVQTASGRIVGLGHLLWDGDETEVALLVEDAWQRRGIGGELLERLVAMAAEAGCASVYAVTQSSNTGMVAAMRGLGLPLDYQIEEGTLVVTARLDAPVEETDGAVGLTRAETP from the coding sequence ATGACTCCGAACAAGTCCGATGTGACTCCTGTGAAACTCGCCGCGCTGTTCAGGGCCGCGTTCCGCACGCGCTGGACACGACGCCACGACCACGCACCCCCGACGGGTGATACCGGCACCCGGCCACTGCCCGACGGGGAGCAGGCCGGGCCGTCCGACCACGCGTCGCGGACCTCGGATCCCGCGGCCGCGGAGAGCACACTGTGGCGGTTGCGCACCACGGTGAAGGACGAACCGGGCTCGCTGGCCGCGCTGTGCACGGCCCTGGCCGCACACCGGGTCGACATCCTCAGCCTGCAGACCCATCCGCTGGCCGACGGCACGGTCGACGAGTTCCTGCTGCGTGCTCCCGGCACGCTGGAGGGCGCCGAGATCGCCCGGGCCGTCGCGGGGGCCGGCGGTGCCGACACCTGGATCGAGCGGGCCGACACCCACGACCTGGTGGACGCCCCGACCCGGGTGCTGGGTCTCGCCACCCGCACCGCGCTCGACGCGGCGGAACTGCCGCTCGCGTTGCGGCAGTTGCTGGGCCGCTGCACGATCCGTTCCCTGCCGGCCGTGCCGGTGGGCGGCGGCCGGGGTCCTGAGGGCGTGCCGGTGGAAGGTGCTCTGGAGGACACCGTGATGCGCTTGCGGGCGCCGGAAGGCGGAGTGATCACCGTGGAGCGGCCGTACCTGCCGTTCACCCCGACGGAGTTCGCCCGGGCCAGGGCCCTGGTCGAGCTGGACGCCCGGCTCGGTCCGCGGGTGCCGCGCGGCCAGGACGTGCTGACGCTGCCGGAAGGCCACGACATCACCGTGCGCCGCGCCGACACCGGGGACCTGAGGGCCGCGGTGGAGATGCACGAGCGGTGCTCGCCGCGGACGTTGAGCGCCCGGTACCACGGCCCCGTCGGCGACGCCGACCGCTATCTCAACCATCTGCTCAGTCCCCGCTACGGGCGCACCCTCGCCGTGCAGACCGCGTCGGGGCGGATCGTGGGACTCGGGCACCTGCTGTGGGACGGGGACGAGACCGAGGTGGCGCTGCTCGTCGAGGACGCGTGGCAGCGGCGGGGAATCGGGGGCGAACTGCTGGAGCGGCTCGTCGCCATGGCCGCCGAGGCCGGGTGCGCGAGTGTGTACGCGGTGACGCAGTCGTCCAACACGGGGATGGTCGCGGCTATGCGCGGACTGGGACTCCCCCTCGACTACCAGATCGAGGAGGGGACCCTCGTCGTCACCGCTCGGCTGGACGCGCCGGTGGAGGAGACGGACGGTGCTGTCGGGCTGACCAGGGCCGAGACGCCGTAG
- a CDS encoding PLP-dependent transferase has product MDSARTSTASRTPLRALATEAVHAGRDDLARQGLHAPPIDLSTTYPSYDSRGEAARIDAFAATGAEPDGPPVYGRLGNPTVARFETALARLENTEAAVAFASGMAALTAVLLVRASLGLRHVVAVRPLYGCSDHLLTAGLLGTEVTWTDPAGVADALRPDTGLVLVESPANPTLAEIDLRALAHSCGTVPLLADNTFATPVLQRPAEHGARLVLHSATKYLGGHGDVMAGVVACDEEFAGHLRQVRFATGGVLHPLAGYLLLRGLSTLPVRVRAASTTAAELARRLAADPRVTRVHYPRIGGAMIAFEVDGDPHDVIGRVRLITPAVSLGSVDTLIQHPASISHRIVDADDRKGAGVSDRLLRLSVGLEDLEDLWADLDAALERAPVLVDETGATTASRPWSARQHRPSPPPARPAER; this is encoded by the coding sequence ATGGACTCAGCGCGCACCTCCACCGCCTCGCGTACGCCGCTCAGAGCACTGGCCACCGAGGCCGTCCACGCCGGCCGCGACGACCTCGCCCGCCAGGGACTGCACGCCCCGCCCATCGACCTGTCGACGACCTACCCGTCCTACGACAGCCGCGGCGAGGCCGCGCGGATCGACGCCTTCGCCGCGACCGGCGCCGAGCCGGACGGCCCGCCCGTGTACGGCCGCCTCGGCAACCCGACCGTCGCCCGCTTCGAGACCGCACTGGCCCGCCTGGAGAACACCGAGGCGGCGGTCGCCTTCGCCAGCGGCATGGCCGCGCTCACGGCCGTCCTGCTCGTACGGGCCTCCCTGGGCCTGCGTCACGTCGTCGCCGTACGCCCCCTGTACGGGTGCAGCGACCATCTCCTGACCGCCGGACTCCTCGGCACGGAGGTCACCTGGACCGACCCGGCGGGAGTCGCCGACGCGCTGCGTCCGGACACCGGCCTGGTCCTGGTGGAGTCGCCGGCCAACCCCACCCTCGCCGAGATCGACCTGCGGGCCCTCGCCCACTCCTGCGGCACGGTCCCGCTCCTCGCGGACAACACCTTCGCCACGCCGGTGCTCCAGCGCCCCGCGGAACACGGCGCCCGCCTGGTCCTGCACAGTGCCACCAAGTACCTCGGCGGCCACGGGGACGTGATGGCCGGGGTGGTCGCCTGCGACGAGGAGTTCGCGGGGCACCTGCGACAGGTCCGCTTTGCCACGGGCGGGGTCCTGCACCCCCTCGCGGGCTACCTCCTCCTGCGCGGCCTGTCGACCCTGCCGGTCCGCGTCCGCGCCGCCTCCACGACCGCCGCGGAGCTCGCCCGCCGCCTCGCCGCCGACCCCCGTGTCACCCGGGTCCACTATCCGCGCATCGGCGGCGCGATGATCGCGTTCGAGGTCGACGGCGACCCGCACGATGTGATCGGCCGGGTCCGTCTGATCACCCCGGCGGTGAGCCTGGGCAGCGTGGACACCCTCATCCAGCACCCGGCGTCGATCAGCCACCGCATCGTGGACGCGGACGACCGAAAGGGCGCCGGAGTGAGCGACCGCCTGCTGCGCCTGTCGGTGGGCCTGGAGGACCTGGAGGACCTGTGGGCGGATCTGGACGCCGCCCTGGAGCGCGCCCCCGTACTCGTCGACGAGACCGGAGCGACTACGGCGTCTCGGCCCTGGTCAGCCCGACAGCACCGTCCGTCTCCTCCACCGGCGCGTCCAGCCGAGCGGTGA
- a CDS encoding Lrp/AsnC family transcriptional regulator produces the protein MAESVVLDPVDLHLLRLLQNDARTTYRDLAAQVGVAPSTCLDRVTRLRRSGVILGHQLRLDPAKLGRGLEALLSVQVRPHRRELVGPFVERIGALPESRTVFHLTGPDDYLVHVAVADMADLQRLVLDGFTSRREVARVETRLIFQQWECGPLLPPATPTAESG, from the coding sequence ATGGCCGAATCCGTCGTACTGGACCCGGTGGACCTGCATCTTCTGCGGCTGTTGCAGAACGACGCCCGGACCACCTACCGCGATCTCGCCGCGCAGGTCGGCGTGGCGCCGTCGACCTGTCTGGACCGGGTGACCCGGCTGCGCCGCTCGGGCGTGATCCTCGGTCATCAGCTGCGGCTGGATCCGGCGAAGCTCGGCAGGGGCCTCGAGGCGCTGCTGTCGGTACAGGTCAGGCCGCATCGGCGGGAGTTGGTGGGGCCGTTCGTGGAGCGGATCGGGGCGCTGCCCGAGTCGCGGACCGTCTTCCATCTGACCGGGCCCGACGACTATCTCGTGCATGTGGCCGTGGCCGACATGGCGGATCTGCAGCGGCTGGTCCTGGACGGGTTCACGTCCCGGCGCGAGGTGGCCCGGGTGGAGACCCGGCTGATCTTCCAGCAGTGGGAGTGCGGGCCGCTGCTTCCGCCTGCCACGCCGACAGCGGAATCGGGGTGA
- a CDS encoding DUF885 domain-containing protein, whose product MSDTQIPLPRQVADAYVDELIALDPITGTYLGVKESSSKLPDTSPAGQEALAELARATLARLDEAERQPGADSDIERRCGRLLRERLTAELAVHESDEGLRAVGNMATPPHSVREIFTVTPQESDEDWAAIAERLRAVPTAFAGYRESLTLGLERKLYAAPRPTATFVEQLTEWADTDGKGRGWFEDFAAAGPESLRAELDDAARAATAAVAELRDWMRDVYAPTIEGAPNTVGRERYARWARYFNGTDLDLDEAYAYGWSEFHRLLGEMKQEAEKILPGAATPWVALAHLDEHGKHIDGVDEVRDWLQGLMDQAIDSLDGTHFELAERVRRVESCIAPPGGAAAPYYTAPSEDFSRPGRTWLPTMGQTRFPVYDLVSTWYHEGVPGHHLQLAQWTHVAGNLSRYQASVGGVSANAEGWALYAERLMDELGFLTDPEQRLGYLDAQMMRAARVIVDIGMHLELEIPADSPFHPGERWTPELAQEFFGAHSSRPADFVESELTRYLTIPGQAIGYKLGERAWLLGREKARERHGEAFDLKAWHMAALSQGSLGLDDLVDELARL is encoded by the coding sequence ATGTCCGATACCCAGATCCCGTTGCCCCGTCAGGTCGCCGACGCCTACGTCGACGAGCTCATCGCCCTCGATCCGATCACCGGTACCTACCTCGGTGTGAAGGAGAGTTCGAGCAAACTGCCCGACACCTCGCCGGCCGGCCAGGAGGCGCTCGCGGAACTGGCGCGGGCCACGCTCGCCAGGCTCGACGAGGCCGAGCGGCAGCCCGGCGCGGACAGTGACATCGAGCGCCGGTGCGGCCGGCTGCTGCGGGAGCGGCTGACGGCCGAGCTCGCCGTGCACGAATCCGACGAGGGCCTGCGCGCGGTCGGCAACATGGCCACGCCGCCGCACTCGGTCCGTGAGATCTTCACCGTCACCCCCCAGGAGTCCGACGAGGACTGGGCCGCGATCGCCGAGCGGCTGCGTGCCGTGCCGACCGCGTTCGCCGGCTACCGCGAGTCCCTCACGCTCGGTCTGGAGCGCAAGCTGTACGCGGCACCGCGCCCGACCGCCACTTTCGTCGAGCAGCTCACCGAGTGGGCGGACACCGACGGCAAGGGCCGCGGCTGGTTCGAGGACTTCGCCGCGGCGGGCCCCGAGTCGCTGCGCGCGGAGCTGGACGACGCGGCCCGCGCCGCGACCGCCGCGGTGGCGGAGCTGCGCGACTGGATGCGGGACGTGTACGCGCCGACCATCGAGGGCGCCCCGAACACCGTGGGCCGGGAGCGGTACGCCCGCTGGGCGCGCTACTTCAACGGCACGGACCTCGACCTGGACGAGGCGTACGCGTACGGCTGGTCGGAGTTCCACCGGCTGCTCGGCGAGATGAAGCAGGAGGCCGAGAAGATCCTGCCGGGCGCCGCGACGCCGTGGGTGGCGCTCGCCCACCTCGACGAGCACGGCAAGCACATCGACGGCGTCGACGAGGTCCGCGACTGGCTCCAGGGCCTGATGGACCAGGCGATCGACTCGCTCGACGGCACCCACTTCGAACTCGCCGAGCGGGTACGGAGGGTGGAGTCGTGCATCGCCCCGCCCGGTGGTGCGGCGGCCCCGTACTACACGGCCCCGTCGGAGGACTTCTCCCGTCCCGGCCGCACCTGGCTGCCCACGATGGGCCAGACCCGTTTCCCGGTCTACGACCTCGTCTCGACCTGGTACCACGAGGGCGTGCCGGGCCATCACCTCCAGCTCGCGCAGTGGACGCACGTCGCCGGGAACCTCTCCCGCTACCAGGCCTCGGTGGGCGGGGTGAGCGCCAACGCCGAGGGCTGGGCGCTGTACGCGGAGCGGCTGATGGACGAGCTGGGCTTCCTCACGGACCCGGAGCAGCGGCTCGGCTATCTCGACGCGCAGATGATGCGGGCCGCCCGGGTCATCGTCGACATCGGCATGCATCTGGAGCTGGAGATCCCGGCGGACTCCCCCTTCCACCCGGGCGAGCGGTGGACCCCCGAGCTGGCGCAGGAGTTCTTCGGCGCGCACAGCAGCCGTCCGGCGGACTTCGTGGAGAGCGAGCTGACCCGCTACCTCACGATCCCCGGCCAGGCGATCGGCTACAAGCTCGGCGAGCGGGCCTGGCTGCTGGGCCGGGAGAAGGCCCGCGAGCGGCACGGCGAGGCGTTCGACCTCAAGGCCTGGCACATGGCGGCGCTGTCGCAGGGTTCGCTGGGCCTGGACGACCTGGTGGACGAACTGGCGCGGCTCTGA
- a CDS encoding immunity 21 family protein yields the protein MVRYAEPGAVEWVESGGGPLIAVPETVLPFWAGADGDETASDYDRACEVDGCVGLLPVGDAAALVLGDEPASTSYLPDHDTFVRWCAADSEEQLLAEVPAALATAVWEDEVSWSVPGPVVLFDAAWPGNDSVNTDHLKVSLAPGRYAVRAADVRPGPETWLGLVQLRRLPD from the coding sequence ATGGTGCGATACGCGGAGCCGGGCGCGGTGGAGTGGGTGGAGTCGGGCGGCGGCCCGCTCATAGCGGTGCCGGAGACGGTGCTGCCGTTCTGGGCGGGGGCCGACGGCGACGAGACGGCTTCCGACTACGACCGGGCCTGCGAAGTCGACGGCTGCGTGGGCCTGTTGCCCGTCGGTGACGCGGCCGCCCTGGTCCTCGGTGACGAACCCGCCTCGACCTCCTACCTCCCCGACCACGACACCTTCGTACGGTGGTGCGCGGCCGACTCCGAGGAGCAACTCCTCGCCGAGGTCCCCGCCGCCCTCGCCACGGCCGTCTGGGAGGACGAGGTGAGCTGGTCGGTCCCCGGCCCCGTCGTCCTGTTCGACGCGGCCTGGCCCGGCAACGACTCGGTGAACACCGACCACTTGAAGGTCTCGCTGGCACCCGGCCGGTACGCGGTGCGCGCGGCCGACGTGCGGCCGGGACCGGAGACCTGGCTGGGACTCGTGCAGTTGCGGCGGCTGCCGGACTGA
- a CDS encoding rhodanese-like domain-containing protein: MTTTAPLTPNPVLRVPPAAPAEAAAHFRAALAFHADVSDVAAALAADGDPGFVVLDSRSTAAWDQGHVPGAVHLPTALIAEQAEQLLDRSVPVVTYCWGPGCNGATRAALALAELGYQVKEMLGGFEYWVREGFEFETWQGRERRAADTLTAPADSEDCGC, from the coding sequence ATGACGACAACCGCCCCGCTCACCCCGAACCCCGTTCTGCGCGTCCCCCCGGCCGCCCCGGCCGAGGCCGCCGCCCACTTCCGCGCCGCCCTCGCCTTCCACGCCGACGTCTCCGACGTGGCCGCCGCGCTCGCCGCGGACGGCGACCCCGGGTTCGTGGTCCTCGACTCCCGCTCCACCGCCGCCTGGGACCAGGGCCACGTCCCGGGCGCGGTCCACCTGCCCACCGCCCTCATCGCCGAACAGGCCGAACAGCTCCTCGACAGGTCCGTGCCGGTGGTGACGTACTGCTGGGGGCCGGGCTGCAACGGCGCCACCCGCGCCGCACTCGCCCTCGCCGAACTCGGCTACCAGGTCAAGGAGATGCTCGGCGGCTTCGAGTACTGGGTGCGCGAGGGCTTCGAGTTCGAGACCTGGCAGGGCCGTGAGCGGCGCGCCGCCGACACGTTGACCGCGCCGGCCGACTCGGAGGACTGCGGTTGCTGA
- a CDS encoding Lrp/AsnC family transcriptional regulator, translating to MTAYSPDATDWRILDVLQREGRASFAELARAVSMSASAVTERVRRLEEAGVIQGYAAVVDPDRLGLPILAFVRLRYPNGNYKPFHDLVAVTPEILEAHHVTGDDCFVIKVAARSMRHLEEVSGKIGTLGSVTTSVVYSSPLPRRPLGR from the coding sequence ATGACCGCGTATTCCCCGGACGCCACCGACTGGCGCATCCTCGACGTCCTCCAGCGGGAGGGCCGGGCCAGCTTCGCCGAGCTCGCCCGTGCCGTCTCGATGTCCGCGAGCGCGGTCACCGAGCGGGTGCGGCGGCTGGAGGAGGCGGGCGTCATCCAGGGGTACGCCGCCGTCGTGGACCCCGACCGGCTGGGTCTGCCGATCCTGGCGTTCGTCCGCCTCAGGTACCCCAACGGCAACTACAAGCCCTTCCACGACCTGGTCGCCGTGACGCCCGAGATCCTGGAGGCGCACCATGTGACCGGCGACGACTGCTTCGTCATCAAGGTCGCCGCCCGCTCGATGCGGCACCTGGAGGAGGTGTCGGGCAAGATCGGCACGCTGGGTTCGGTGACCACGAGTGTCGTCTACTCCTCCCCGCTCCCCCGGCGCCCCCTGGGGCGGTGA
- a CDS encoding SMC family ATPase, with protein MRLHRLDITAFGPFGGSQTVDFDELSAAGLFLLHGPTGAGKTSVLDAVCYALYGSVPGARQSGQGTALRSDHAGPGARTEIRLELTVAERRLEITRQPPWERPKKRGTGTTLDKAQSRLREYDAAAGAWKDLSRSHQEIGEEITQLLGMSREQFCQVVLLPQGDFARFLRADAEARGRLLGRLFDTHRFAEVEKRLAERRRAAEAQVREGDAGLLADAHRMQQAAGDAMELPELTPGEPGLAEAVLSAAAVARSTAREQLTIAHCALGAAESAQAAAERALADVREVDRLQRRFAQARERAALLEERSDGYHQAQARMERARKAEAVAPALELREAAEAEHRRAAAAETRARELLPETFAGAGAAGLATAARRASEELGGLDAARRAEQRLAELVRERAELDSEERSDEDVLQEAEAWLAGWQEARAGLQQGVESAQEAATRAEQLAVQREPARKRLAAARQRDQFARDTDDAQRQVIDATDRAQKARADWLDVKERRLNGIAAELAAQLTDGEPCAVCGATEHPAPARRDAGHVDRETEERALAGSQHADEQRTEAERRLAFVQRALAAAQGEAGDTSTEELAVQVEDLEREYARVRTLASALHTATEQLRQAEREREQRLTAQQEAALRTASRGARRDALDRERTTLEAELAQARGTAGSVAARAAQLERQTALLTDAADTARVAEDTAQRLKDADARLADAAFRAGFDTPQAAAAALLDDAAHRDLQHRLDAWQTEEAAVRAVLAEADTAEAAQRPPADVLAAERLAADAARRVREAASARDAAARRCAELDRLSARSATGLERLAPLRREYDRVARLSALAAGTSADNERKMRLESYVLAARLEQVAAAATVRLQRMSSGRYTLVHSDDRSGRGRSGLGLHVVDAWTGRERDTATLSGGETFFASLALALGLADVVTDEAGGVRLDTLFIDEGFGSLDEQTLDEVLDVLDSLRERDRSVGIVSHVADLRRRIHAQLEVVKGRSGSVLRQRGGV; from the coding sequence GTGAGGCTGCACCGGCTGGACATCACCGCCTTCGGACCGTTCGGAGGCTCCCAGACGGTCGACTTCGACGAGCTGTCGGCGGCCGGGCTGTTCCTGCTGCACGGGCCGACGGGCGCCGGAAAGACGTCCGTGCTCGACGCCGTCTGCTACGCGCTGTACGGCTCGGTGCCGGGCGCCCGGCAGAGCGGTCAGGGGACGGCACTGCGCAGTGACCACGCCGGTCCCGGCGCCCGCACCGAGATCCGGCTCGAACTCACCGTCGCCGAGCGCCGGTTGGAGATCACCCGGCAACCGCCCTGGGAGCGCCCCAAGAAGCGCGGCACCGGCACGACCCTCGACAAGGCGCAGAGCCGGCTGCGCGAGTACGACGCGGCCGCCGGGGCCTGGAAGGACCTGAGCCGGTCCCACCAGGAGATCGGTGAGGAGATCACCCAGCTGCTCGGCATGAGCCGCGAGCAGTTCTGCCAGGTCGTGCTGCTGCCCCAGGGCGACTTCGCGCGCTTCCTGCGGGCCGACGCCGAGGCACGCGGCAGACTGCTGGGACGGCTCTTCGACACCCACCGCTTCGCCGAGGTCGAGAAGCGGCTGGCCGAGCGGCGCCGCGCGGCCGAGGCGCAGGTGCGCGAGGGCGACGCCGGCTTGCTGGCCGACGCGCACCGCATGCAGCAGGCGGCCGGCGACGCCATGGAACTGCCCGAGCTGACACCCGGCGAGCCGGGCCTCGCCGAGGCCGTCCTGAGCGCGGCCGCCGTCGCCCGCAGCACCGCCCGCGAACAGCTGACGATCGCCCACTGCGCCCTCGGTGCCGCCGAGTCCGCCCAGGCCGCCGCCGAGCGCGCCCTGGCCGACGTACGCGAAGTCGACCGGCTGCAGCGCCGGTTCGCCCAGGCACGCGAGCGGGCCGCGCTGCTGGAGGAGCGGTCCGACGGCTACCACCAGGCGCAGGCCCGCATGGAGCGGGCCCGCAAGGCGGAGGCGGTGGCGCCCGCGCTGGAGCTGCGGGAGGCGGCCGAGGCCGAGCACCGGCGGGCGGCCGCGGCCGAGACACGCGCGCGGGAGCTGCTGCCGGAGACCTTCGCGGGGGCGGGCGCCGCCGGACTCGCCACCGCCGCACGCCGGGCGTCCGAGGAGCTCGGCGGCCTGGACGCGGCCCGGCGCGCCGAGCAGCGGCTCGCCGAACTCGTGAGGGAACGCGCGGAGCTGGACAGCGAGGAGCGCTCCGACGAGGACGTCCTCCAGGAGGCCGAGGCCTGGCTGGCCGGGTGGCAGGAGGCCCGCGCCGGGCTCCAGCAGGGTGTCGAGTCCGCCCAGGAGGCCGCCACCCGCGCCGAACAGCTCGCCGTGCAGCGGGAGCCCGCCCGCAAGCGACTCGCCGCCGCCCGCCAGCGCGACCAGTTCGCCCGGGACACCGACGACGCCCAGCGGCAGGTCATCGACGCCACGGACCGCGCGCAGAAGGCCCGTGCCGACTGGCTGGACGTCAAGGAACGGCGCCTGAACGGCATCGCCGCGGAACTCGCCGCACAGCTCACCGACGGCGAACCCTGCGCGGTCTGCGGAGCCACCGAGCACCCCGCGCCCGCCCGCAGGGACGCCGGACACGTCGACCGGGAGACAGAGGAGCGCGCCCTCGCCGGCTCGCAGCACGCCGACGAACAGCGCACCGAGGCCGAGCGCCGCCTCGCCTTCGTCCAGCGGGCGCTGGCCGCCGCCCAGGGCGAGGCCGGCGACACCTCCACCGAGGAACTCGCCGTCCAGGTGGAGGACCTGGAGCGTGAGTACGCCCGGGTCCGCACCCTCGCCTCGGCGCTGCACACCGCCACGGAACAGCTGCGGCAGGCCGAGCGCGAGCGCGAACAACGGCTGACTGCCCAGCAGGAGGCCGCCCTGCGCACCGCCTCCCGCGGCGCCCGCCGGGACGCCCTGGACCGGGAACGAACCACCCTGGAAGCGGAGCTGGCCCAGGCGCGCGGAACCGCCGGCAGCGTGGCCGCCCGCGCCGCCCAGCTGGAGCGGCAGACCGCGCTGCTCACCGACGCCGCCGACACCGCGCGCGTGGCCGAGGACACCGCCCAGCGGCTCAAGGACGCGGACGCCCGCCTCGCCGACGCCGCCTTCCGGGCCGGCTTCGACACCCCGCAGGCCGCGGCCGCCGCCCTCCTCGACGACGCGGCCCACCGTGACCTCCAGCACCGGCTGGACGCGTGGCAGACCGAGGAGGCCGCCGTACGAGCCGTTCTCGCCGAGGCCGACACCGCCGAGGCGGCGCAGCGACCGCCCGCCGACGTCCTCGCGGCGGAGCGACTCGCCGCCGACGCGGCCCGCCGGGTCCGCGAGGCCGCCTCCGCGCGCGACGCGGCCGCCCGGCGCTGCGCCGAACTCGACCGGCTCTCCGCCCGCTCCGCCACGGGCCTCGAACGGCTGGCGCCGCTGCGCCGGGAGTACGACCGGGTGGCCCGCCTGTCCGCGCTCGCCGCGGGCACCTCCGCGGACAACGAACGCAAGATGCGGCTGGAGTCCTATGTGCTCGCGGCCCGTCTCGAACAGGTCGCGGCGGCCGCGACCGTGCGCCTGCAACGGATGTCGTCCGGCCGCTACACCCTCGTCCACTCGGACGACCGCAGCGGCCGCGGCCGCAGCGGACTCGGGCTGCACGTCGTCGACGCCTGGACCGGACGCGAGCGGGACACGGCCACGCTGTCGGGCGGCGAGACCTTCTTCGCCTCGCTCGCACTGGCCCTCGGCCTGGCGGACGTCGTCACCGACGAGGCCGGCGGGGTCCGTCTCGACACGCTCTTCATCGACGAGGGCTTCGGCAGCCTCGACGAGCAGACCCTCGACGAGGTCCTCGACGTCCTGGACTCACTGCGCGAACGCGACCGCAGCGTGGGCATCGTGAGCCATGTGGCCGATCTGCGCCGCCGGATCCACGCGCAGCTGGAGGTTGTGAAGGGGCGGTCGGGTTCGGTGCTGAGACAGCGCGGCGGGGTCTGA